The Pyxidicoccus sp. MSG2 DNA segment AGACGTCGCCCCTGTGCAACTTCACCGGCGAGGTGGTGCCCGCCGCGGCCAACGTCGTCTCGGGCCGGCTCACCACGCCGCTCTTCGGGCTGGGGCTCGTGGATGCGGTGCCGGACAGCACCTTCCTCAACCTCGCCAGCGTCCAGCGCCAGTACTACCCGAGCACCGCGGGCCGGGCCAACCTGGTGGACAACCCGCCGCTGGGAAAGAAGACCGTCGGCAAGTTCGGCTGGAAGGCGCAGGTCCCCTCGCTGCTCGTCTTCGCCGCGGACGCCTACCTCAACGAGATGGGCATCACCACGTCCATCTTCCCCACGGACAACTGCCCCAATGGAGACTGCGCGCTGCTCGCGAGCTGCGACCCCGTGCCCGACTCCCAGGGCCCCGAGGACGAGGGTGACGTGGACATGCTGAAGTTCCGTGACTTCATGCAGCTGCACGCCCCGCCGCCCCGGGGCCCCAGCACCCCGGACTCCATCGACGGCGAGGACCTCTTCTATTGGATTGGCTGCACCGACTGCCACGAGCCGTCGCTGACCACGGGCCCGAACAGCATCGCCGCCCTCAACAAGAAGTCCTTCTTCCCGTACTCGGACTTCCTCCTGCACGACATGGGCCCCCTCGGGGACGGAATCGTGCAGAACGGGGCCGGGGCCAACGACATCCGCACGGCGCCGCTCTGGGGCGCGCGGGTCCGCACGCGCTTCCTCCACGACGGCCGCGCGCACAACGTCCGGGACGCCATCCTCGCCCATGCCGGCCAGGGCAAGGCCGCGCGCGACCTCTTCGCGAACTACCTCTTCGAGGATGAGCGGGTGGCCATCATCGCCTTCATCAACACCCTGTAGGCCGTTCGCGCGGAGAGCGCCCAGAGGCACCATGCTCTCCGCGTGTCCCACGCCCCCACCGAGCGCCGTACTACCGGCGCTCGCTGTCGAGGTGGCGCATCTGCTCCTCCCCGTAGCGGTCGCCGGAAACCTTCACCAGCGACTCCAGGGCCGCGGCGTCCTCCTTCGACAGCGGCCGGGACAGCGCGCCCAACGCGTCCTCGAGCTGCGCCACCGTCTT contains these protein-coding regions:
- a CDS encoding di-heme oxidoredictase family protein, with the translated sequence MGEDPGSEVAGQSSAVVTATFESGLPGLTPAQLALFQEGRLAFEEEEDASDGLGPVFNGNSCATCHVQGAIGGAGEIVETRFGKKNADGSFDPLAQNGGSLIQTDGIGQTSPLCNFTGEVVPAAANVVSGRLTTPLFGLGLVDAVPDSTFLNLASVQRQYYPSTAGRANLVDNPPLGKKTVGKFGWKAQVPSLLVFAADAYLNEMGITTSIFPTDNCPNGDCALLASCDPVPDSQGPEDEGDVDMLKFRDFMQLHAPPPRGPSTPDSIDGEDLFYWIGCTDCHEPSLTTGPNSIAALNKKSFFPYSDFLLHDMGPLGDGIVQNGAGANDIRTAPLWGARVRTRFLHDGRAHNVRDAILAHAGQGKAARDLFANYLFEDERVAIIAFINTL